The Streptomyces kanamyceticus DNA segment GATCGCCCGCACCGTCGACAAGTACCGCGACCGGGTGCTCGCCCTGCGCCTCGGCGTCACCGACTTCTGCTCGGCGTACGGCCTGCGCAGGCCGCCCGACATGACCGCCTACGACGTACAGATCGTGGCGTCCGTCATCGCGGACGTGGTGAACGTCCTGGGCAGGGCCGACGGCACGGGGTTCACGGTGACCGGGCCCGTGTGGGAGTACTTCCGGGTCCAGGAGCGGATGTTCAAGCCGCAGCTGCGCCGCAGCCCCTTCCTGGAGGGCCGCGCCGACGAACTGCGCCAGGCCCTCATCGAGCACGACATGGACGGACTGCTCCGCGAGATCGAGCTCGACCGTGCCAACGGACTGCTCGGCAAGACCTGCATCCACCCCTCCCACGTACTGCCCGTGCACGCGCTCTCGGTGGTCAGCCACGAGGAGTTCAGCGACGCCGAGGACATCCTGCGCCCGGAGCGGGGCGGGGGCGGAGTGCTGCGCTCCTCGTACACGAACAAGATGAACGAGGTGAAGCCGCACCGCGCCTGGGCCGAGCGGACCCTGCGGCGCGCCGAGGTCTTCGGCGTCGCCAAGGAGGACGTCGGCTTCGTGGAGCTGCTCGCCGCCGGAATCCCCGGCTGATCGAACACATCGAACACATCGAACATGAGGAACATGACGTACGTGACGGAAGACGCGGTGGGGTCGGGAGACGCGGTGTGGTCGGGGACCTGGGTCGCCGAGCGGCTCGGGGTCGGGCTCGACGGCGACGAGGGGCTGCGCGGCCTGCTCGGCCTCGCGCTGCGCCGCAACCCCAAGCGGGCGCACCTCCTGGTGTCGAACGTCCTGGGCAAGCACGTGCCGCAGCGCCCCTCGGTCGTCCACGCGGCCGGGCACGACCTCGGCGTCCGGGTGCGGGAACTGCTCGGCGACGAGGAGGCCCGGCGCGCCGTCGTCCTCGGCTACGCGGAGACGGCCACCGGCCTGGGCCACTCGGTGGCGGACGGCCTCGGCCTCGCGCCGTACCTGCACTCCACCCGGCGCCCCGTCGCAGGCGTCGAGCGCGCGGGCGGCTTCGAGGAGTCCCACTCGCACGCCACCTCCCACCTGCTGCTGCCCGAGGACCCCGGGATGCTCGCGGGGGAGGGACCGCTGGTCCTGGTCGACGACGAGTTCTCCACCGGCAACACCGTCCTGAACACCATCCGCGCCCTGAACGAACGCTTCCCGCGCGGGCGGTACGTCATCGTGGCCCTCGTCGACATGCGCTCGCCGGACGACCGGGGGCGCCTCGCGGACTTCGCCCGCGAGATCGGCGCGCGCGTCGACCTGATCGCGGCGGCCTCGGGGACGGTCCGGCTGCCGGACGGCGTCCTGGAGCGGGGGCAGGCGCTGGTCGCCGAGCACGAGAGCGCGGCGGTGCCGCCTGAGCACGACAGCGCCGCGGTGCCGCGGCCGCGCGCGGCGCGCGCCCCGGTCGCCCGCGTCGAGCTGGACTGGCCCGGGGAGATACCCGACGGCGGTCGGCACGGCTTCACCCC contains these protein-coding regions:
- a CDS encoding HpcH/HpaI aldolase/citrate lyase family protein, coding for MRHFGHIAPEVRQRLFHREPGAFGADSAPYLLAPALGGTLYSPATRPRLADDILKQAGRGVTSMVLCLEDSIDDADVAAAEENLVRQFADLVERGVEPPLLFIRVRVAEQIPDLVRRIGPGIRLLSGFVLPKFTEERGVPFLEALIEAEGGTPEGRKLFAMPVLESPELLHLESRAETLAGIARTVDKYRDRVLALRLGVTDFCSAYGLRRPPDMTAYDVQIVASVIADVVNVLGRADGTGFTVTGPVWEYFRVQERMFKPQLRRSPFLEGRADELRQALIEHDMDGLLREIELDRANGLLGKTCIHPSHVLPVHALSVVSHEEFSDAEDILRPERGGGGVLRSSYTNKMNEVKPHRAWAERTLRRAEVFGVAKEDVGFVELLAAGIPG